One window of the Eucalyptus grandis isolate ANBG69807.140 chromosome 8, ASM1654582v1, whole genome shotgun sequence genome contains the following:
- the LOC104417124 gene encoding endoglucanase 19-like, which translates to MKRPTGLNISMAPLLLVLVLCIPTTVLGGHDSVQALSKSIHFFEAQRSGYLPKNQRVPWRANSGLHDGKASGVDLVGGYYDARDNVKSGLPMAFTVTMMSWSILQYGRQMAKSGELGHTMEAVKWGTDYFIKAHPHPYVLYGEVGDGNNDHHCWQRPEDMTTDRRAYRIDPTRPGLDLAGETAAAMAAASLIFRHYDQAYSTELLRHANHSPSCPVRAKAPVGLSLSFFLAFSSLALIS; encoded by the coding sequence ATGAAGAGGCCTACGGGGCTCAACATTTCCATGGCTCCTCTGCTTCTGGTGCTGGTTCTGTGCATACCCACGACAGTTCTCGGTGGTCATGATTCTGTGCAAGCTCTGAGCAAGAGCATCCACTTCTTTGAAGCTCAGAGATCTGGCTATCTCCCAAAGAACCAGAGGGTTCCATGGAGAGCCAACTCTGGCCTACATGATGGCAAAGCCAGTGGAGTGGATTTGGTGGGAGGGTACTACGATGCACGGGACAATGTGAAGTCCGGGCTGCCGATGGCATTCACGGTGACGATGATGTCGTGGAGTATACTGCAGTACGGGAGGCAGATGGCCAAGAGCGGCGAGCTCGGCCACACCATGGAGGCTGTGAAATGGGGCACCGACTACTTCATCAAGGCTCATCCTCATCCGTACGTCCTCTACGGAGAGGTGGGGGACGGGAACAACGATCACCACTGCTGGCAGAGGCCCGAGGACATGACCACCGACAGGAGGGCGTACCGGATCGACCCGACCAGACCCGGGTTGGACCTCGCCGGAGAGACCGCCGCCGCCATGGCTGCCGCCTCCCTTATCTTCCGCCACTACGACCAGGCCTACTCCACCGAGCTCCTCCGCCATGCCAACCACTCGCCGTCGTGCCCCGTCCGCGCCAAAGCCCCGGTAGGTCTTAGCTTGTCTTTTTTTCTCGCTTTCTCCAGTTTGGCATTGATTTCCTGA
- the LOC104417125 gene encoding UPF0481 protein At3g47200-like: protein MMLIDGCFIVELFRKYNMKIPTGKDDPVIHGCGITDNIRRDLLLLENQLPLFVLSKLYDLIKGPDEHHEFSEVAAMYFHFELGGPGQNWTIGKREHLLHLYHAWCTSGLPETPELNYIPVMPSAIELRESGVRFRAVQGGQLSDINFKNGTLELPVLYVEDDTESKFRNLIAYEQHHQSRDINSFTDYVTFMDCLINSSKDVEVLRRAGIVKNYLGNDEVVVQMFNKIGDHVAISDSYYSEIFQNVNAHCNKRMNVWMAKLRRKYFHSPWASLSVLAAIVLLLLTVAQTLFTIPSYTK, encoded by the coding sequence ATGATGCTCATTGATGGCTGTTTCATCGTTGAGTTGTTCCGTAAGTACAATATGAAGATACCGACAGGCAAAGACGACCCGGTTATTCATGGATGTGGGATTACAGACAACATTAGACGCGATTTACTGTTGCTAGAGAACCAACTCCCACTTTTCGTCTTGAGCAAGCTCTATGACCTGATTAAAGGTCCGGATGAGCATCATGAGTTCAGCGAAGTCGCCGCCATGTACTTCCATTTTGAACTAGGAGGCCCCGGCCAAAATTGGACGATTGGCAAGAGGGAACATCTCCTGCATCTATATCACGCATGGTGCACTTCTGGCTTGCCTGAAACGCCTGAGCTAAACTACATACCAGTCATGCCCTCGGCGATTGAGCTAAGGGAGTCAGGAGTAAGGTTTAGGGCCGTGCAAGGGGGCCAATTGAGTGATATCAACTTCAAGAACGGGACACTCGAGTTACCGGTCTTGTATGTAGAGGACGACACCGAATCAAAGTTTCGAAACCTGATCGCATACGAGCAGCATCATCAAAGCAGAGACATCAACTCCTTCACGGATTATGTGACCTTCATGGATTGCCTCATAAACTCTTCAAAGGACGTCGAGGTGCTTCGCCGTGCAGGGATTGTTAAGAACTACTTGGGCAATGACGAGGTTGTTGTGCAAATGTTCAACAAGATTGGTGACCATGTCGCTATATCCGATTCCTATTACTCCGAGATCTTCCAAAATGTGAATGCACATTGCAACAAGAGGATGAATGTCTGGATGGCGAAACTGAGGAGGAAATATTTCCATAGTCCTTGGGCTTCTTTGTCCGTTCTCGCAGCCATCGTGTTGCTCCTGCTCACAGTAGCACAAACTCTATTTACTATTCCTTCTTACACAAAGTAA